The genomic window TCATTTTTCCTGCCTCTTTTCTGTCTTCTATTGCTTCAAAATAGCCTCTTCTTGTATCGTTTATTTGTTGAATTTCCATTGTAATTATATTAGTGTGGTTTTAATTTCGATTGAATGTGTCAATGTTTTATGAATTGGACAACTATTTGCAATCGTTTCTAATCTTTGTCTTTGCGTTTCGTCTACTTCTCCTATTACTTCAATTCTTCTAGTAAATGAGGTGCAATTTCTCTCTGAATCTCTTTCAAAATCAATCTTGATATTGATTTCCTCGACATTCCATTGCTTACGATTAATGTACATTCGTAAAGTAATCAAAGTGCAAGAAGCCAATGATGAAGCCAAAAGTTCTGTTGGATTCAGTCCTAAATTTTTGCCTCCCAATTGCTGGGGTTCATCAGAAATTAAGACATTTCCGCTGGCTGAGGTAATTTCCGTTCGATACAAACGTGTATCTATTTTTGCTGAAATTGTATCCATAATTATTTAATTCTTGGTTCTGGCAATGGAACAAATTCGGTTTCACCCGGAACTTTTGGGAAAGTTTGAGCAGTCCAGTCTTGTTTTGCTTTTTCGATGAGGTTTTTATCCGAAGAAACGAAATTCCAAAAGATAAAATGTTCTTCAGGAAAAGGCTCTCCACCAAAGATATAAACAGTTGAATTTGCAGCAATTTCAAATTCGCAAAGAGAAGCTTCAGTTGTAATTAAAATCTGTCTTGGATCATAAACATGTTCACCGTTTTTAATGCTTCCTTCTAAAATATATAATCCGCTTTCGCCAAATAAATGATGCCCAATATTGATTTTCTTAGCTTCTTTGCTCTTAATTTCAATAAAATACAATGGACTATAAACAGGAACTGGAGAGTTTTTCCCAAAAGCTTCACCAGCAATTAATTTATATGAAACTCCATCTTCTTCCCAAGCTGGAATATCGTCTGCTTCAACATGTGTAAAATTTGGATCCATTTGTTCCAATTCTTTCGGGAGTGCCACCCAAATCTGCAATCCGTGAAGCATTTTATCTGTATGTCTTAAATATTCTGGAGTTCTTTCAGAATGTACAATTCCTTTTCCAGCGGTCATCCAGTTTACAGCGCCTGGTTTTATTTCTAGTTCTGTTCCTAGACTATCGCGATGCATAATGCTTCCTTCAAACAAAAAGGTAAGCGTTGAAAGTCCGATATGCGGGTGCGGAGGAACATCCATATTTTCATGATCACTTAAATGTGCAGGTCCCATATGATCGATAAATACAAATGGTCCGACAGCTCTTTTTTCGCGGAAAGGCAGTAATCTGCCAACCATAAAATTGCCAATATTGGCAGCGCGTTCTTCGATAATTAAACTGATATTTGACATGTGGTATTATTTGATTTGAAAACAAAATTACAGTTGTGATAGAAATCTGTAACTTAATTTAGATTAAGAAATGTTGTTTTTTGTATTAGTTATAAAAGTAAGGAAAATGTATGTTTTTTTCAAATTAGTTTATTTGTCACGTTTTGTTGTCATTTCGACGAAGGAGAAATCTTCGCAAGAAACTCTACAAAGATTGGGTTTTCGTTGCGGAGCTACTCGTGGAGATTTCTCCTTCGTCGAAATGACAAACTAAACGGTTAAAACGTTCGATGAGCTAAAAATGTGTTTTTATTCAACCAACTCAAATTCCAAAACATCACTTTCAGTTCCATTAATAATAATCGACAATTGATGTTTTCCTGTATGAAAAACACGCGTCGTAATCAATTTAAAAGATTGGTTTCTTTCAATCTTAGTTAGCTGATTTGGATGATAAATCTTCTCGCTGATTTTGAAGACTTTTTTCGCCAAATGTCCTTTTGATTTTTTATAGTGAACGGCGTATTCTAAACGAACTGTTTTAGATTCTTCATTTTTATTATTTAAATGAAATTGAAACTGGAGGTAATCGCCAATTTTTACAGTTGGCGTTTTGATTTCGAAAGAAGAAAGCTCAATATTAGTACTTTCTAAGCCATAATGGCTTAAAATTTCTGGATGACCTTGTTTTAATAAAGTTCTGCACCCGTGTTTTATAATTCCATCAGTTTCTTTGCTCTGACCTTTCCATCTTGCAGCGATTTCTAATACAATTTGCGGATTGTCTTTAGCGATGTCATTTAAATTATTGGCAACGCTTCTTCGAACATATTCTGAAGGATCATTTTTTAAATTCTCCAAAATGGGGAGGATAGAAGAAGGATCTTTTTTCAAAAACGGAATCGCCATTGCCCAAGGCAATCTCGGACGTGAACCTTCGCTCGCTAATCGACGCACGTGATGATTTTCGTGCAATGACCACTTAATCATTTCATCAATCATTTGTTCTTTATATTTTAAAATGAAAGGGCGAACGGCAAATTCACAGCTTATAAATTGAGTTATAGAAACAAAAGCTTTCTTCGAAGTTTGTAAATCGTTTAAACCATACATTTCGATATAGTCGGCAAAGAAAATGAAGGCCAAATTGCTGTCTGTGAAGTTGTTTTTCTTTAGGTTTTCTATGGTTTTATCAATTAAAATAACGGCTTCAGGGAAATTTTGAGGCATAAATTGGTGAAACACAACTGTTGTATGCTTCATTCTTTCTTTCCATTCTTTTTGAGCAAAATCGCCTTCGTAAATTGCTTCAATAAATTTATGTTTGTTGAACGCTGGATACACTTCAACAACAGCCTGACTAAATTTTTCGTAAAAAGAAACCGAGTAAATGTCTTTAATTAATCCCATAATTTTGCTTGATTGAATTTCAAAGATATTTAATTGAATACTTATTATTAGACTAAGTTTTGTTAAGAATTGTAACTTTATTTTTATGAATATCTTAATGGTTAAAAAAGAGATATTTAATGTTTTGTGTAATTTTTCATGTTGTAGGAACTTTCAAATCCATAAAATATATCCTAATTTAGCATTATTATTAAAAACAGAAAAATGATAAGTGAAGCTCAATTTCAAGCAGAATTACAACTTTTAATCAGTAATGCCATTAGAGAAGATGTGGGACAAGGCGATTACAGTTCGCTGGCTTGTATTCCAGATACTGCTCATGGTAAGGCAAAACTATTGGTAAAAGATCAAGGAATCATTGCCGGAGTTGAACTTGCCAAAATGATATTTGAACATGTAGACCCAAAACTAAAAGTGAAAACTTTTATAGAGGACGGAACACGTGTGGAATATGGTGAAATCGTTTTTGAAGTTTCTGGAAGTTCGCAATCTATTTTGAAAGCAGAAAGAGTAGTTTTGAATACGATGCAGAGAATGTCAGCGATTGCTACAAAAACAAACCATTTAATGGGACTTTTGGAAGGAACAAATGCTAAAATATTAGATACTCGTAAAACGACTCCAAACTTTAGAGTTGCAGAAAAATGGGCTGTAAAAATTGGCGGAGGCGAGAATCATCGTTATGCTTTGTATGATATGATTATGCTGAAAGACAATCATATTGATTTTGCTGGCGGTATTACTCGTGCAATTTCTAAAACAAAAGAGTATTTGAAAGAGAATAATCTTGATCTTAAAATTATTGTTGAAGCTCGTAATCTGGATGAAATCAGAGAAATTTTATTGAGTGATGGAGTTCATAGAATTCTGATAGACAATTTTAATTATGAAGATACGAAAACGGCAGTAAATTTGATTGGTTCAAAATGTCAGACAGAATCTTCAGGAAATATCAGTGAAAAAACAGTTCGCGAGTATGCTTTGTGTGGCGTAAATTATATTTCATCTGGCGCTTTAACGCATTCTGTATATAATATGGATTTGAGCTTGAAAGCTTTTTAATGGAGTTATGAATTTTGAGTTGTAAGTTATGAGTTTTGTAAATCTATCCCGATAGCTTCAGGACAGAACTCTAAAATCTAAAATCAGAAAATATGTCGCAAGAGATAGAAGATCGGATTGAGAAACTGCCTGTGGTGCGGTCATTAGCCCGACTTTTGAAGAAAATAAAACTGCCTTGGCTGGAAGGATTTTCATTATACGATTTGTTGGAAATGTACACCATCGGAATTATTGATGGTGCTTTTTCGTATCATGCAAGTGCTGTTTCTTTTAGTTTTTTTATGGCATTATTTCCTTTTGCTCTATTTATTCTAAACTTAATCCCATTTATTCCGATAGATAATTTTCAGGAAGATTTCTTGCAGTTTGTACAGCAAAGCGTTCCTCCAAACACGTTTGATGCAATTAGTAAAATTATCAGCGATATCTTAAATAATAGTCACTCAGGATTATTATCATCTGGATTTTTGCTTTCGATTTTTTTGATGGCAAATGGAATTAATGGAATTTTAAGCGGTTTTGAATCCTCAAAACACGTTTTTGACAAACGCGGATTTTTACATCAATATTTGGTTGCTTTGGCGATTTCGCTTGTAATGACTATAATTTTATTTGTTACGGTGGCAACAATTGTTGTTTTTGAGGTTTTTATTCAAAAAACAATTATTCAAGATGTGTTGAGCGATCGAATTCCTCTGATTATTTTAGGACGATATTTATTCGTTATCCTAATGATTCTGATAACATCTTCAATATTATTGCGTTATGGTACAAAACAGTATAATAAAGTGCCTTTTATTAGCATTGGTTCTGTTTTTACAACGATCTTAATTGTTATATCTTCGTTCTTTTTTGGAATTTGGGTTATAAAATTTTCAAAATACAACGAACTTTATGGTTCAATTGGAACATTATTAATTCTAATGTTTTATATTTGGATAAACTGTATGATTCTGCTTTTAGGGTTCGAATTGAATGCTTCTATCAGAAAATTAAAACAAAAAAAAGAAAAATAATATGAAAAATTTGATGCTAACTATCGGAGTGTTCTTCTTTGCCCTAACCATGCAAAGTCAAAGTGTAATTGGAAAATGGAAGACAATTGACGACGAAACAGGAGAAGCCAAATCGGTAGTTGAGATTTATGAGAAATCTGGAAAAATATATGGCAAGATTGTAGATATACTTCGCGAAGGCCACAAAAAAGATGTTTGTGTAAAATGTGAAGGCGCAGAAAAAAACAAACCAATTTTAGGAATGGTTATTATAAACGGACTTAAAAAAGATGATTCTGAATATAATGGAGGAACAATCTTGGATCCGACAAGCGGTAAAAAATACAAATGTTATGTTACTTTAGAATCTGCAGATAAATTGAAACTTCGCGGTTATGTTGGAATTTCTTTAATGGGAAGAACGCAATACTGGACGAGAGTCAAAAATTAATTAAAATCTAATGCGAAAATTAGCTTCGATAGTTTTATTCTTGATTATAGTTTCAAATAGCTTTGGACAATCTAAGAATTCACCATTACAAATAAGTCATCTTACGGGTGACTTTTATGTTTATAAAACGTTTCATGATTATAATGGAACACTAATTTCTGCCAATGCCATGTATGTTGTTACAGACAAAGGCGTTGTGCTTTTTGATGCACCGTGGGATAAAATGCAGTTTCAGCCTTTGCTGGATAGTATAAAAGCAAGACACAATAAAGA from Flavobacterium sp. KACC 22763 includes these protein-coding regions:
- the nadC gene encoding carboxylating nicotinate-nucleotide diphosphorylase; this translates as MISEAQFQAELQLLISNAIREDVGQGDYSSLACIPDTAHGKAKLLVKDQGIIAGVELAKMIFEHVDPKLKVKTFIEDGTRVEYGEIVFEVSGSSQSILKAERVVLNTMQRMSAIATKTNHLMGLLEGTNAKILDTRKTTPNFRVAEKWAVKIGGGENHRYALYDMIMLKDNHIDFAGGITRAISKTKEYLKENNLDLKIIVEARNLDEIREILLSDGVHRILIDNFNYEDTKTAVNLIGSKCQTESSGNISEKTVREYALCGVNYISSGALTHSVYNMDLSLKAF
- a CDS encoding pirin family protein yields the protein MSNISLIIEERAANIGNFMVGRLLPFREKRAVGPFVFIDHMGPAHLSDHENMDVPPHPHIGLSTLTFLFEGSIMHRDSLGTELEIKPGAVNWMTAGKGIVHSERTPEYLRHTDKMLHGLQIWVALPKELEQMDPNFTHVEADDIPAWEEDGVSYKLIAGEAFGKNSPVPVYSPLYFIEIKSKEAKKINIGHHLFGESGLYILEGSIKNGEHVYDPRQILITTEASLCEFEIAANSTVYIFGGEPFPEEHFIFWNFVSSDKNLIEKAKQDWTAQTFPKVPGETEFVPLPEPRIK
- a CDS encoding YihY/virulence factor BrkB family protein, with protein sequence MSQEIEDRIEKLPVVRSLARLLKKIKLPWLEGFSLYDLLEMYTIGIIDGAFSYHASAVSFSFFMALFPFALFILNLIPFIPIDNFQEDFLQFVQQSVPPNTFDAISKIISDILNNSHSGLLSSGFLLSIFLMANGINGILSGFESSKHVFDKRGFLHQYLVALAISLVMTIILFVTVATIVVFEVFIQKTIIQDVLSDRIPLIILGRYLFVILMILITSSILLRYGTKQYNKVPFISIGSVFTTILIVISSFFFGIWVIKFSKYNELYGSIGTLLILMFYIWINCMILLLGFELNASIRKLKQKKEK
- a CDS encoding DUF2147 domain-containing protein produces the protein MKNLMLTIGVFFFALTMQSQSVIGKWKTIDDETGEAKSVVEIYEKSGKIYGKIVDILREGHKKDVCVKCEGAEKNKPILGMVIINGLKKDDSEYNGGTILDPTSGKKYKCYVTLESADKLKLRGYVGISLMGRTQYWTRVKN
- a CDS encoding OsmC family protein: MDTISAKIDTRLYRTEITSASGNVLISDEPQQLGGKNLGLNPTELLASSLASCTLITLRMYINRKQWNVEEINIKIDFERDSERNCTSFTRRIEVIGEVDETQRQRLETIANSCPIHKTLTHSIEIKTTLI
- a CDS encoding DNA alkylation repair protein; amino-acid sequence: MGLIKDIYSVSFYEKFSQAVVEVYPAFNKHKFIEAIYEGDFAQKEWKERMKHTTVVFHQFMPQNFPEAVILIDKTIENLKKNNFTDSNLAFIFFADYIEMYGLNDLQTSKKAFVSITQFISCEFAVRPFILKYKEQMIDEMIKWSLHENHHVRRLASEGSRPRLPWAMAIPFLKKDPSSILPILENLKNDPSEYVRRSVANNLNDIAKDNPQIVLEIAARWKGQSKETDGIIKHGCRTLLKQGHPEILSHYGLESTNIELSSFEIKTPTVKIGDYLQFQFHLNNKNEESKTVRLEYAVHYKKSKGHLAKKVFKISEKIYHPNQLTKIERNQSFKLITTRVFHTGKHQLSIIINGTESDVLEFELVE